Proteins found in one Macrobrachium nipponense isolate FS-2020 chromosome 4, ASM1510439v2, whole genome shotgun sequence genomic segment:
- the LOC135211453 gene encoding uncharacterized protein DDB_G0271670-like — translation MNLSGGQWKSDDIDKLILRPLLKEVLKNIRPMDESLGKNVEVLANQHETPPSSSQNTKSVEMPTMQCRNSGESSLSRHSSTSSSTSSSSSSFSSSSSKSTSSSTHAASPDVLDSDDSVADKNYEPNYDEDSEGVDSNDDDSSLNQNFDAATRGNSDAARLGNSDAATLGNSDAATLGNSDAATLGNSDAARHGNSDAATLGNKVTKELESPAKRVLEKKNKVCGNLIENYLRGKRSNHHTVDEGIKDGRKAHIDSIPKIESHYLRANTSRVFIDGSKTVADIP, via the exons atgaacctgtcaggaggacagtggaaatcggatgacatcgacaagttaatccttaggccgcttctCAAGGAGGTGCTCAAGAACATCCGACCAATGGACGAGTCGCTAG GAAAGAATGTCGAAGTCCTAGCAAACCAACACGAGACACCACCAAGTTCTTCCCAGAACACCAAGAGTGTAGAGATGCCGACAATGCAGTGCAGAAATTCAGGTGAAAGTTCATTATCAAGGCATAGTTCTACATCAAGCAGTACCTCTTCATCAAGCAGCAGTTTCTCATCATCCTCGTCAAAGAGCACTTCATCATCAACTCATGCAGCATCACCAGATGTGCTAGACTCTGATGATTCAGTTGCAGATAAGAACTATGAACCAAATTATGACGAAGATTCAGAAGGAGTTGATAGTAATGACGATGACTCTTCTCTGAATCAAAATTTTGACGCTGCTACACGTGGAAATAGTGATGCTGCTAGACTTGGAAATAGTGAcgctgctacacttggaaatagtgatgctgctacacttggaaatagtgacgctgctacacttggaaatagtgatgctgctagacatggaaatagtgacgctgctacacttggaaataaGGTCACCAAAGAATTGGAAAGCCCAGCTAAAAGAG TCCTGGAAAAGAAGAATAAAGTTTGTGGAAATTTGATTGAAAATTATCTGAGAGGTAAGCGCAGTAATCACCACACCGTTGATGAAGGTATCAAGGACGGAAGGAAGGCTCATATTGATTCCATTCCAAAAATTGAGAGTCATTACCTCAGGGCTAATACATCGAGAGTTTTCATTGACGGAAGCAAGACTGTTGCTGATATCCCATAG